From Gopherus evgoodei ecotype Sinaloan lineage chromosome 15, rGopEvg1_v1.p, whole genome shotgun sequence, one genomic window encodes:
- the AFMID gene encoding kynurenine formamidase isoform X2, whose product MGRWQDMTQEELEKQYAPGRWSHRMDKEAVIEAHVREVTEAFPLVLYIHGGYWQFLSKEVSGFIAPPLVTQGIAMVAVGYDVAPKGHMDVMVAQVRRSVAFIVQQYSKTSGVYLCGHSAGAHLAAMVLSTDWEEYGVTPDIKGAFLVSGVYDLEPITHTSVNNLLHVSREVARRNSPVLCMTAATPARKACEVLIAVAQHDSPEFHRQSQEYFQALRSAGWSVSLLDIADTDHFDVIEKLSQRGYILTQVILNMISRA is encoded by the exons ATGGGGAGGTGGCAAGACATGACacaggag GAGCTAGAGAAGCAGTATGCCCCCGGCCGGTGGTCTCACCGCATGGACAAGGAGGCTGTGATAGAGGCCCATGTCAGGGAGGTGACTGAAG CCTTCCCACTTGTCCTGTACATCCACGGTGGATACTGGCAGTTTTTAAG TAAGGAGGTGTCGGGCTTTATAGCGCCCCCTCTGGTGACACAGGGCATTGCGATGGTGGCAGTTGGCTATGATGTGGCTCCGAAAG GCCACATGGATGTGATGGTGGCGCAGGTCCGGCGTAGCGTGGCCTTCATTGTGCAGCAGTATTCAAAGACCAG CGGCGTTTACCTGTGCGGACACTCCGCAGGGGCTCACCTGGCAGCCATGGTGCTCTCAACTGACTGGGAGGAGTATGGAGTGACACCAGACATAAAAG gagcttttctgGTGAGTGGAGTCTATGACCTCGAACCCATCACGCACACCTCTGTGAACAACCTGCTCCACGTGAGCCG GGAGGTCGCCCGGAGGAACAGCCCCGTCCTGTGCATGACAGCAGCGACGCCTGCCAGGAAGGCCTGTGAGGTGCTGATCGCTGTGGCCCAACACGACTCGCCAGAATTCCACAGACAATCCCAAGAGTATTTCCAG GCCTTGCGCTCAGCTGGCTGGAGCGTCTCTTTGCTGGACATTGCTGACACGGATCACTTTGACGTAATTGAGAAGTTATCCCAGAGGGGTTATATCCTGACTCAG GTGATTTTGAACATGATTTCAAGAGCTTGA
- the AFMID gene encoding kynurenine formamidase isoform X1, which yields MGRWQDMTQEELEKQYAPGRWSHRMDKEAVIEAHVREVTEGTRRAQATMQTLLHVPYGGSDGEKLDIYLPTDPSGAFPLVLYIHGGYWQFLSKEVSGFIAPPLVTQGIAMVAVGYDVAPKGHMDVMVAQVRRSVAFIVQQYSKTSGVYLCGHSAGAHLAAMVLSTDWEEYGVTPDIKGAFLVSGVYDLEPITHTSVNNLLHVSREVARRNSPVLCMTAATPARKACEVLIAVAQHDSPEFHRQSQEYFQALRSAGWSVSLLDIADTDHFDVIEKLSQRGYILTQVILNMISRA from the exons ATGGGGAGGTGGCAAGACATGACacaggag GAGCTAGAGAAGCAGTATGCCCCCGGCCGGTGGTCTCACCGCATGGACAAGGAGGCTGTGATAGAGGCCCATGTCAGGGAGGTGACTGAAG GCACCAGGAGGGCCCAGGCCACTATGCAGACCCTGCTGCATGTCCCTtatgggggcagtgatggggagaAACTAGACATTTACTTACCCACAGATCCCTCTGGAG CCTTCCCACTTGTCCTGTACATCCACGGTGGATACTGGCAGTTTTTAAG TAAGGAGGTGTCGGGCTTTATAGCGCCCCCTCTGGTGACACAGGGCATTGCGATGGTGGCAGTTGGCTATGATGTGGCTCCGAAAG GCCACATGGATGTGATGGTGGCGCAGGTCCGGCGTAGCGTGGCCTTCATTGTGCAGCAGTATTCAAAGACCAG CGGCGTTTACCTGTGCGGACACTCCGCAGGGGCTCACCTGGCAGCCATGGTGCTCTCAACTGACTGGGAGGAGTATGGAGTGACACCAGACATAAAAG gagcttttctgGTGAGTGGAGTCTATGACCTCGAACCCATCACGCACACCTCTGTGAACAACCTGCTCCACGTGAGCCG GGAGGTCGCCCGGAGGAACAGCCCCGTCCTGTGCATGACAGCAGCGACGCCTGCCAGGAAGGCCTGTGAGGTGCTGATCGCTGTGGCCCAACACGACTCGCCAGAATTCCACAGACAATCCCAAGAGTATTTCCAG GCCTTGCGCTCAGCTGGCTGGAGCGTCTCTTTGCTGGACATTGCTGACACGGATCACTTTGACGTAATTGAGAAGTTATCCCAGAGGGGTTATATCCTGACTCAG GTGATTTTGAACATGATTTCAAGAGCTTGA